Proteins from a single region of Diorhabda sublineata isolate icDioSubl1.1 chromosome 2, icDioSubl1.1, whole genome shotgun sequence:
- the LOC130453358 gene encoding transcription factor Adf-1-like, with amino-acid sequence MDDEKLIELVRKYEFLYNLQHRKYMDTAKKEMAWKQISEELKQSAAACKQRWQGLRDAYRRAINKKKGKSGQAAKKIKKWKYEDEMSFVASFLVAKQTLDSVDLSSDDEESQEEVTEVQNPNSGNEINSTDAVDVAAPHDTEIRSENDSIVHNISSQPQQSEVRKAKAIKKAKVQPKQLESAVLMSRLLDEQMNVSRQCDHEELDRFFLSISATVKKFSPYLQAIAKNKTFSFISEMELQQLAPPRFITNIPQYTDTLSPASSSSSVQTSATPIPPWNTAGNDWNNRSENMFQ; translated from the exons ATGGATgacgaaaaattaattgaactcGTCCGtaaatatgagtttttatataatCTACAACACCGGAAATATATGGATACTGCGAAAAAGGAAATGGCTTGGAAGCAAATTTCGGAAGAACTGAAACAATCAg CTGCAGCTTGTAAACAAAGATGGCAAGGGCTAAGAGATGCATATAGAAGAgcaataaataagaaaaaaggcAAAAGTGGACAGGCAGccaagaaaattaagaaatggaAATATGAGGATGAGATGTCTTTTGTGGCTTCATTTTTGGTTGCAAAACAAACTTTAGATAGCGTTGACCTGTCGAGTGACGATGAAGAGTCTCAAGAAGAGGTTACTGAAGTCCAGAACCCTAACTCCGGCAATGAGATCAACAGTACCGACGCTGTGGATGTGGCTGCTCCTCACGATACTGAAATTCGGAGTGAAAACGACAGTATTGTTCATAATATATCGTCACAACCACAACAGAGTGAAGTAAGAAAGGCAAAGGCAATAAAGAAGGCGAAAGTTCAACCGAAACAGTTAGAATCCGCTGTTTTGATGTCTAGATTATTAGACGAGCAAATGAATGTTTCACGACAGTGTGACCACGAAGAACTCGATCGTTTCTTTTTGAGTATATCAgcaacagtaaaaaaattttcaccttacCTACAAGCAATAGCAAAAAATAAGACATTCAGTTTCATTTCTGAAATGGAGTTACAGCAACTCGCACCACCTAGGTTTATTACAAATATACCTCAATATACGGACACCCTATCTCCAGCATCGAGTTCTTCAAGCGTTCAAACAAGTGCTACACCTATACCTCCTTGGAATACGGCTGGCAACGATTGGAATAATCGGtctgaaaatatgtttcaatag